ATGCGTTGAAGTTCTACGGCGGTCATGGGACTACCTTTGCAAAACCTCTACCTTTTGCAATACGCGTAGCGCTCGATACGGAACGCACGGGGTTGGACGCTGCGCTGGTCACTTGCCCAGCATAGAAGGGGGGGAGAGCGGCGGCTCAGGAAAAAGCTGCTCTATCACAGGATTGCCACTCATCATGGCAATCCACCGGCGACTCATGAAGGAGCCTTGCTCAGCTCTCATTGCGGCGTATTCCTCGAACCCGCCGGGAAACTGGATTGCGGCATTTATCTTCGACATTTCCGCGGCGAACTCTTGGAGTTGATAGGCAGTAAAACGCACCGTTATAAGTTGTTTTTTGCGCGCCCGGGTGGTGGTGATCTGCTCTGGCGCGCTCTTGTCATAATCCCACATTCCATGAATGAGAGCGTCTCTGAAATCCTTGTAATGCCGTATTTTCACAAGCTGTTGTTGCAGGATGGCTTTTCGGTCGCCCGTTGCGGCGCTAACGACGTAGCTTTCCCATAGCGTCAGAATTTTTGTGAACTGCAACTCGTGCAGCTCTTTTGGAGGCTGCGAACCGTCGGCAAAACACAGCACAGTTTGCGAAAAAATTTCGTGTTCGAGAAAGCCCCATTGGGCAACTATATTTCCGATGAAATAGAATTCTCGTTCGGAAAGCTCCGGTTGAAAGCGGAGCGGCAACCGCGCATCGGAAATGCCGCCGCTGCTATCGTCTGGCGCATCCGTCATGGTGTGAGCCTCGAAATCGTGCTGCGGTCAACGTTGAAGCGCCGCGCCAAGTCGGCCTGCGTCGCGGTACCTTCGGCAAGGGCCGCAAGCGCCTCCTCCCGCTGATGGCGGGTGAGTTTGCGCGGTCGGCCCATATGGACGCCGCGCGCCTTGGCGCGCTCGCGCCCCTCGCCAGTGCGGGCGGTGATTAAGTCGCGCTCGAACTCCGCGAGGTCGCCCAAGACGGTGAGCATAAGCCGCCCGTGCGGGGTCGTGGTATCGGCCCATGCATCATGTAGGGAACGGAACCCGGCCCCGGCCTTCCCCGCGGCGTCGAGGATGTTCAAGAGGTCGCGCGTTGAGCGCGCCAGCCTGTCGAGGCGGGTCACAAGCAAGGTGTCACCCTCGGCCAGCGCCTTGATGGCGCGCGACAGCTCGCGGCGGTCGCTCTTTGCGCCGCTCTCCGTCTCGCGGAAAACCTTTCGGCCCTGGCAGCGCGCAACGCCTTCACTTGGGCGACAACGCTCTGGCCGTCGGTCGAGACTCGCGCATAGCCGAAAATCGTCATGCCGGAATCGTAGCTTTGCGCGAGACTTTTGCAACAAACTTTTGCACATCGGAAGCCCCTGAAAAACAAGGGCGCGGCCGTTGTTGCGAAAGTCTTCCTATTAGAAAACTCCGCGTAGTAACACAGATTCAAATAACTAGTTGCTATATAACTTTTGTACACGTGACTTTATATGTCTCATACCCACACATTCCGCCGTGTGTTTGGTAAGTTCTTGTTTTCTTGAATTCTGCGCATCGCTCGGAGGCCCAAGCATCGACATCTTCACCGCATGACAAAAATGTGGAGCCGTTTGGGCAATTTCCGTCGCGCCTCGTTTCCCCTTGACACACTACGTACTCTACTGACGCTGACGCTCGACCAACGGGAGAAAATAGGGAAGCGCCTATTAGGCCCAACGCAATAGTAAGAAATATTCCGCCAATCATCATCTCTCTATTAGACTTAATTTTAAGCTGCTCAAGAACGATTTTGTATTTCAAATCATCAGGAAGGCCAGAAACATCAATATGCAGATACTCTGCTAAGGCCTCAACGGCATCTAGCCTTTGTGCTTCAGGAACAGATTGAATTACTTTAAGGCGCTCACTCAACCTAGCACGGTACCATAGTAACGCTACCGCTATGGCAAAAGCGATTAGACCTAGCTCCGTTTTTATACCTAAAATTGCGTCCCACATGGTCTCATCCTAAAAACATCGCTTGCTATGTCGCCTTTAAGAGCTTCGGCGACAACGCGATAGGCTCTCTTTTCGAGTCTCAAAACAGGTCTAAAGAGACCTCGCAGTTACCTTCTGGCTGCGGCTCATTTGGAAAGGTTATTCGCAGTCCGCGCAGCGGGCAAGTAGCGATAGAGCGTCGCGGGAGACACGCCAAGGCGGTCGGCAACCTCAGCGACGGTGATGTCGGGATTGGCGAGAAGCGTCCTCGCAACGTCGAGATCGTCTTCGAGCAATTTGGCCGGTCGGCCGCCTGTGCGCCCCATACGCTTCGCAGCTCGAAGCCCCGCGCGGGTGCGCTCGCGGATGAGGGCACGCTCAAATTCCGCCAAGGCGCTGAACAGGTGAAACACCAAGACGCCTTGCGGCGTCGTCGTATCGAGGGCCTCCGTCAGGCTTCGAAACCCAATGCCTCGAACCCGCAAGCCCTCGATTGTCTCGATGAGTTGCTTCATCGACCGTGCCAAGCGGTCGAGCTTCCAGACGATGATGGTGTCACCACTGCGGGCATATTCGAGGGCGTCACGCAGGGCGGGGCGGTCGGCGACAGCTCCCGACATCTGCTCAATGAAAATCTTCTCGCAGCCCGCCTCCTTGAGCGCGTCCTGCTGCAAGGCGAGGTTCTGGTCGAGCGTCGAAACGCGAGCGTAGCCGATGCGGTATCCGGCTCGGTGAATTTCGCCGTCCTTCCTCGTCCAAGGATGGCGCGTCGGCTTGTTGCTCGGAGGCGGGTTGCGCTTCTTTCGGGTTGCGGCCTTCTTCGTTGTCGCACTCGGTTTCGAGGCCATAATCTGCTCTCTCCAATCTCACCCGTATGGTGAGCTTTTGAGAGACAGGAATCAAGAATGAGTTTTGAGAGGTAATTTCGTCGGTTTCGGGGGGTGGTGCGTGCGCCCGCGACGGTCTCTCAAAAACGACTGTTTTCGAGAGAGGGCGGGCTGCACCCTTCTCAGAGAGAGCCTGTGTAGCCGCGACGCTTGAGCGCGGCCCGGCATATGCAACCGCACCGGCGCTGGTATGAGGGGCCGCCCGTTAAGGGCGGCACTTTGTCGAGACTTGCGGGCACTCTCTATTGAGTTTCCCGCCAGGCGGCGCAGCCAAACGAGTTTCGTGAACGCTATCGATCCGGGAGCTTTGGCTGTCCGGGGTCTTTCAGCGCACGTCCAAGCGAAAGCTAAGTCTGATGGGCAAAGCCTCCACGCTTTGTTGGTAGCCCCGGATTTCTAAACTTGGCTTGCTGGCCTGCTAACGGTTTTCGTGACATCATCTTTTCGAATTCAGACTCGGCTAAGACGATGGTCGAGCCCACACGAACTGGGTCTCGTCACATTCAATCATGTCTCTCAAGAAATTCTCCAAAATCCGATGGAGTAAGCCATGCGATCGGCTCTGCCCTGCCTTTCTCTTCTATGCTTTGCCGCTTCTCTGAGTGAAATCCAAGCCGACGAAAGCATTTGCTCAGCTCCGCTACGCCACGCCCTGATGACTGTAAGATCATCGGGCGCAAGTGCAGGCTCGAACGCTGCATCGGTAGCCTGGCAGTGCAGCTTTAAATTTTCGAACCATGACGAAGCCATCAACAGCGGTGTTGATGTAGGGACGGTCGTTTACGGTGTCCCTCTCAAAGTAGGCGGAAAATTCGACAGGAAACAAGCGGATCAATGGAAAGAACAGAATTGCTCGAAAAACACCCAAAATGCGTCATTCGAGGGGGCGAGCTATGATTACTTGAGGGAAGTTGCACCGGGAGCAATGAGCGCCTTCGTCACTTGTATACAAGCCCACGCGAGTACCAGCGCCCTGAATTGCTCTCTAACCAGAGAGCCTACTGCGCTTACCGTAAAATGGCGGAGATCAGACGGAGAGTCTCCCGCAGCTGCTCCTAAAATCCATCGTGTCATGGTTACAAATGGGAGTTGTCAGCCGGGCTTTGGCCCGGGAACCGTTGTAAGTGATGGCGGCATCGGCACACCGTGCACTACAGTAGATAAGAAAGACCTTTTGATAATGATAGAAACCAGCCGAGGTTTATGTACGACCGTCGCACCTTATCCAAAAAAAGTATTTACTATTGCGGGAAAGCTATCGCTAGATGGTGATAGGTCAATCACCTCTGATGTCGTTGAATTTCGCCAAGGCCACGTTATCACTAATGGACATAGCCTTACTGTCACTGCCAATGAGCTCAACATATCGGGGACGACTGAAATTATTTCGTTTGACAAGAACGGATCAGCTCGACCGCCGGGAACGCCAGGCGAGTCCGGCGGCACTCTGCTCCTAAAATTTTCCCATCTTACCGCAGACAATGATCTCCGCATCGACCTTACAGGCCAAGATGGTGTTGCTGGAGCACCCGGAGCGAACGGCGTACAAGGACCACCCGGCGGCAATGCACGCGGTCGTGGCTTGCAAGGGATTCGTGGTTGTGGAGGCGGAAATGACGCAACACCAGGCGGCCAAGGCACCCCAGGAAAGGATGGATCAGCTGGCGGGAATGGCGGAAATGGGGGAGTCGTCGTAGTTGAACGAACCGGTGCCGATAAGGACGACTCGGAACTGTCTCGGCTTATTATAGTCGGTAAAGAGGGGCACACCTTTCCAGGCAAAGGCGGCGCGGGTGGTGCTCGCGGTATCGGCGGACCTGGTGGCCCGGGGGGCCAAGGGGGTGGCGGCCATGATGGATGTGGTGGCCGTCCTGGAGCAGGTCCCGGTCCTAAGGGGGCGGACGGTGGGAAAGGAACCGATGGCCTCGACGGTAAACCAGGGACCATAACAATCGAATGAGCCAAGGAACACCGCAGGAAAAACGGCAGGACTCCGATAAACCCCCTTATGGAACTTCGCTCCTCCTCCTAAAGAGCGGCATTCGCATAACCGGGCAATATGGAACTCGCGAAGCCCGTCTTCTCCGGCGGGCTTTTCGATTTCGGCGCGTCTCTCAAAACGGTGCGTTTTTTCGGGCGAAATTCACGTTGCGCAATTCTTGAGTTTTGCACAGCTCTGAGCCCTACGCGAGGGACCCGTAAGGCAGACATCGCATCGGTCATCGTGTAAAAATCCCAGCATGCCAGACTGGGACAAATACAGAATCCGCCAAGGTGAAGAGGTCGAGATAACGACCGTCCGGCATATCGCGCATGTACCGACAGCAAAGCGCATAATTGAGGATGGCCGGATCAAGTCTGGGCTTATTTACGACAAGAGCCTGCTCAATCGGTCTCGTATCAGCGTGGTCTGGCTTTCGGCGAATACGTGGGCCAATGGCTCCATGTACGGGACCGTCGCCTTCGAGATTCCTTGGGCCGACATTGTTAACGGTCAAAATATCTATTGGGTAGAGGCCGTCACAGACTACAACCCAACGGCGTTTCGCTTCTTACTGAGCAAGCGCGATGTAAAATCGCCGCATGCCCAGCCTTATGACCCAGCGCGGGACAACGGCCCGCTTCGTTACCGTGACGGTCGATGGTTCCGCGCGGGCAACCTCACGTCCGAGTTCATGATCGAGGAAGATATATCTCTCGACCAGAGTACCGCGCTCGATTTCGTCAATCACCACCCAAGGTATTGCAGCTCCGATGGCAGTGCCTGCGAAGACGTCAGGCAACCGCCGTCGCCGCAGAAGACCGCGGCGCGGATGCTCGCGCATGTCCTTGCGAAAGACCACCACGAAATCGACCGGCTTTGGAAGCCTCCGGGCGTCAAGGCGGTCTTCACCCCCCTAGAGATCGGGTATAGCGGACTCTGGCTTAGTCTCGCGACCAGAAGGACAGAATTCGGAGGTGCACTACGCAATCCAAAATCCTGCACACGCGTCGTGATGGGTGCGCTCGCGTTATACGGCCTCAATCAGGTCGAAGCGGCCCGCAATCTGCTTTCGCTTATCAATTCCGAAGATCATTTTGAGCGTGCTCTGCTGAAAGCCATCAGACGGCACTTCCGCGAACCGAGATGGAAGCCGGACTGGTGATGGCATGCTCACAAGCCTACGCATTTTTGTCCCAAGGTCCGAATCAAGATAGCTGCGCTAGTCGCAGACGCGAGCGATCTATGGCTGGTTGGGTGGGTTGCGTCCGTGGAGCTCACCTATACGGCGGCCGGCGGCCAAGCGGACCGGGGAGATCACCGTATGCAGGATTTGAAGTGGAGGCGAACATCCTTCAAGCGCCTGGATGGCTCGGTCGACATCATGATCGACGATTGGAGCCTATCCGACGGCGGCCTTTCCATTGCACGCCTGTATCGGATCAATGGCGGCCCACAGGACGGTCAATGGGCGTGGTTCGTCCAGGTCTTCCCTGATGGGGTACCGGGGAATGGCGGGACCAGCTTCGCGGCAACAGGGACGGCGGCGAGGGAGGCTTGCGAACGCCTCCTGCCGGAGCCGATACGGGGGCGGCTACAAAGGGCTGATGACGCTGGAGGGGGCTAGGTCATTTGATTGTCGCGTGTGGCCATATGATTTGTCGCGCTACACCAGCCCGCCAAGGGAGCCCCGCGACAGGGAACCCCCTGCCGCGTGACCGAGGAACGGCTATCGAATTTGGGGCGGGACGCGGTTGGCGAGTGGGGGAACAGCTCGGGATCGGCGAGATCCCGGCCGGGGAACGGCCAAGACACTGGCTGTCCATCGGGGATCCTGTCGAGGCTGGGGGTGGGCCCGGGCCAGCGTAGGCCGCCAGCCTTCGGAGGCGGCGCGGGCCCGCTAGAAGGCGGCGTAGCGGCCGCCGGCGGCGATCAGCTGCGGATGGGGGCTTGTCGCAAATTCGTAACGAGATCGCGGAAATCCCAGGGAGTGGCCAATTTTCAGGGATTATTAACTATTTGAAGTCCGAAACAGAGCGCCCGCCGCAGCCTTGTGAAAAGGGTGCCGCGTTTGCCGCTTCGGCGCAATTGACGAAAAGATAACGTAAGCAAAGTCAACTCGCAACGGCTCCGGTCGCCACGGCGACGAGTGCGTTGCGCGTCGCCGTTCGCGAGCGGTCGGCCGGGAGCCGGCGTTAATTTATGCCTATTCACATGCTATAAGCGACATAGCGCATGGCAAATGAGCGAGAATCAGCGATTGATGGGGAGCGGCACAATAGTTGAAGGCTTGGATATGGCGAAGAAGTCGCGAGGAGCGGGAAGTCCGCCAGCGAAAGAAGAGCGCAAGGATAGGGGCTACCGGCCGAAAGGACGCGATTACCAGAAAGAGCGGCAGGAACTGCTACAAAGCTCGGTCGTGAAAAATATCGCAGATCATATCATTCTCGCGACGGAAGCGTCGGGGATGAGGAAGAGCGATTTCTCGACGTTGGTTCTGGGCATTTCGTATACGCAATTTCGTGAGATCAAGAGGCGTGTGGGAAACCCGACGCTGCAAACGCTGGAAAAGATCGCGTCTGCGCTAAAAATCACTCTGCCGGAGTTGTTTGAGCCCCCGCCTGCGGTGAAGCGGCGGCAGGCGCCCGCAAATCGCTATGAAGACCATCTGGACGCGCTCGGAGAAGTGATCTTTGAGCACTGGGAGCGCTCTGGAATGACGAAGCTGGATTTCGCACGGCAAATTAAGCTGTCGCAGCCGCAATTTTATAAGATTCAGAACGGAACTGCGCCGGTGCTTCTTTTGACGCTGGTGCGGGTGGCCGAACAATTGGGGATCAGCGTTGCGGAACTGCTCGGGGAAGAGCGGCCGAAGCGCAAAGCGTGATGGGGAGGGGGCAGGCGCGGGTGGGGGCCTGCGCCGCTCGGCGAGTTGCCATAGGGCCGGTCAACAGGGCGCCAGGCGCTTGGCGAGCGCCTCGCACTTACGGGCCTGTTTCGCGAGCTTGGCTGGCTGCTCTGCCAGCAGTTTGGCAAGGGCGGGCTGTACCCAGGCCGGAATTGCTCGCTCTTGCCGCACCCATTTACGAACGAGGCTGACATCGAGGCTTTCGCGGGCGCCCTGCGGATGCAACGGGCCAAGCATTCGAGCAAGGGCGGTTTGCCACTCGGCTCCGGCGAGTAGCTCGCCGGCGGCGGCGAGGGTCTCGGGGGTCATGGCGCACGTTCTCCGGAAAGGCGGCGGACGGCCTTAGTCGGCGTCCTTGGATTTGGCTTGGTCAATGAGTTTCAATGTTAAGCTTTCGCTCGACGACTCGCAGTCGTTCGTCGATTTCGCTGATGAGTACGCCGTGACCGACAGCCGAAGAGTGATATTCGACCACGGCGCGACGTAGACCTACAATTTGGTCGGATAGGCGCTTTTCCTGATCCCCCATACGTTTTTCGATCGTCATTAGGTCGGACGCTACATCGGCGCGAAGGGAGTGAACTTCAGAGCGCACATCGGCGATTTCCGAGCGCAAGTCCGCGATGTCATCCTTCGTCGCCATCCGTTCGCGCATGTCGCGCAAAAGGTGCAGGATCAAGTTTTCGGGTTCGTCGGCCATTTCAAACCTCTGTGGGCGTGAGGCGCGCCACGGTCCCTATGTAGCGGGACAGCGGCGCTTTTGTCAAATTGCGAGTCGGGCGTCGATGTTCCGATAAAGCCCGGGCGCGGGCGTGTTCGTCGGTTAGCGGTAGACGCCATCGGACCCGCGCCGCGCCTCGATGGTGTGGCGGGGGTCGTACCGCAGGGCTGCGATAGGACCGGCGCGGCGGGTTGCAGCGGCGGCGGCGGCTTTGACGGCGGCGGAGGCCATTTCGGCAAGGCGTTTGGCGGCGATCGCGATGACGTCGGGCTCCACGCCGTAGCGGCGCAGGGCGGCGGCGGCGCCGCCCGGCTGCTGGCGCGAGGCGAGGGCGGCGAGCGGGGCGTTGTTCCGCGATCGGGGCGGCCTCCTGCTCCTTCCACGCGCGGGCCATGGCGATTTTGCGGGGGACTCCCTCGCCAACAAGTTTTTTGGCGCGTCGCATGACGGCGCTGCGGTCAAATTTCGGCTGTTTCGTCGATGGGCCTTTCTCGGGGAGTTGGGATGATCTGCGTTAGGCGAGGGGGAGGGGCTCCAAAGAGCCTTCTGAAAAGATGTCGCTGTAGGGGCGCCCGTTGAATTCGTATTGGACGCGGTAGCCGCGCCGGGTCACTCGCGTAACGACGCCTTCGAATGTCGCGGCGAGGCGCATGGCGATGACCTTCTGACCGGCCTTGAATTTGGGCTCGGGGATATCCTCCGGGGAGCCTTTGGCGACAAGCGTGGCCCACGATTTGTCTATGGTCTCCGTGAAACCCCGGCCGGTATAATTGACGGTGAAAGTCTTCGGGTTGGCGCTAACAACGACGCCTTCGCCAAAGATCGGGTCCTTGATCGTGTCGCCGACGCCAATAGCGGCGGCGTTCGCGTCGCGCTCGATCTGGCGGCGGGTCTCGGCGTCGCCATTGACGCGGACGGGTGCGAGCGTCTCGGCGAGTCGGCGCAGGCTCTCGGCCTCCGCGAGGGCCTGTCCCGCGTCCATGAAAGCCTTGTCGGCGCGCTCGATGAGCTTGCGGTGTCGGCGCGCGGAGTGGTGGCCGATTTTTACGGGCTCTCCAAGCGCGAGAAATTCCCGCTCATGCGGCGCGATGCGGTTGCGCGCCGTCTGCGCGCGTTTGTCGGCCGCGTCGGCGCGCTTCAAAAGGCGTTGCCGGCGCCGCTCTTGGCGGTCCTGCCGATAAGCGCGCAACGCCTCACCCGCTAGGGGCTCGAATGCGTCGTCTGCGATCTCGAGTTCGCCGGCGCCGAGGCGCGCGCGCTCGATGACCGGCGCAGCGCGCGCCATGTCCTCCACGCGGAAAAGGTAGCCCATTTGGTCGCGTGACCAAAGGCCGCCAGCAGCTCGCAATTCGCGGCGGACGGGGTAGGTTTTGCCTGTGACCAGATAAGCGCGCATGGGTCGGCCCTGAGAAAACGTGCGGGGAGCGGCCGGCGCCGCTTTGCGGCGCCGGAGTTTTTTGGCGCGCCCCGCGAAGGGCGCACCCTTGTCGGTTAGGCGGCGGATTTGAGAAGTTGCGCCATCCGTTCGCCCAAAACCCAAAGGGCCTTGTTGAGCTTCACGTCTTGGTCGATGCCGTTGATTTCGCGCGTAGTGACCATGCGGCCACGGCGTCGGCGTCCGCGTTCGTCCGTGGTCGCGGGGGCGCGAGCGGAGAGGCCCCCACGAATGACGTTTTCTTGTATGACGTTAAAGGTGGTCCACAAATCGCCTGCGGTGTCGTCTGCGCGACGGGGCGCAAGCAACTGCGCGGGCTGAATGGGGGTCGCGACCTTACCCTCAGCGTCGGCAAAGCGAAGTATATGCGCGCTTTCCGCAAGAGCGGCCTTCGCCTCGTAGGGCAGTTTCACATTGCCCCAGTCCTGCGGGGCGGCAAGGATGTTTTCAGCCTCGCCGAGAACACGATAGGTGCCCTCGATAACCTTGCCGATAGCGTCGCCGCTATGCCTGACCTTCACGCTGTCTATGGTGGCGGTCTGCGCGACAAGCGAGTTTTTGCAGCGGATGCGGAACAAGCCGGCCATGAGGTCGTAAGCGCTCGTTCCGTCGTTCGCGTTCTTGAGGATGATCTCGCAAATGGTGTCGCCAACCTGATAGGCGCGGGCGTCGTCGAGGCGGCGCAAGCGGATGATATGTTTCGTGAAGTCGTACTTGCTATCGTCGCGCGAGCGAGACTGACGAACGGCGACGGGGGCGAAGCCTTCTTTTTGCAGACCTCGCAAAACTTCGATTGTGGGAATAGGGGCGAAGCGTTCCGAACGGCTGGCGTGTGCCTCAACGGCGAAGATAGAAGGCGCGGCGCGGCGCATTTCGTCGTCGGTGAGAGCGCGAGCGGAACCGTCGAAAGCGGCAGTGCGGGGAGCATAGATAGTGTGGTTCATAGCAAACATTTTTCTCTCCATTTGTTTAGCAATCTTATGTCCCTTAATATAGGGCCATTCTATTCTTTCGTCAATTTAAAAAGGCAGCCAATGTGATTTTACGTTTTGTTTTTATTTGTGTTCCGCGCTCCGATGTTCCTTGTTCGACGCGCCGCAGGCGTGGCGAAAAGCAGACGTTCCTCGTCCCGACGCCTTTGGCGTCAACGCCGCGCGCAGCGCGAGTCACCCGCAAGGGGCGTCGCTTGCGACGCAGCGCATTTACGCGCTTGACTGCGCGAGCACGGCGTTATGCTGATGGGTCGAGACGAGAACGAAAAAATATGTGCGCCGAAGGCGCACGCCGCTTAGAATCGGCGTCGCGCTTTGCGCGACCACATAGGATGATGCGCGATGGGATCGTTACCCGAAGGGCGGAGACCCGCAGGGGCTCCGGGAGCGCCGACGGCGCGAGTAGAGCCCGGCCCGGAGGGCGCGCCCTTAAACGACGGAGAAGGAGGCGGCGAATGATACGACGGCAACGACGCGGATGGATGCTTTTGTTTATTGGGCTGACGACGTTTCTGCCGATTGAGCTTCGAGCGGAGGCGGGGCGTCACGTGTCGATTTACTACGCGCCCGAAACGAATTTGGAAGAGATTGACGTGAACATTTTGAACCAGGCGTCACCCGGTTCGACGATAAATTTTGCTGCATTCGTGTTAAGCGATTATCGCGTCATCAACGCCTTGCGAGAAGCGGCGGACAAAGGGGTAAAGGTTCGCGTCTATTTGGACCCTCGGGAACTGCAACAGCTCCATTTGTTCGATAAGCACCCATTGACTCGCCTGTCACGCACCCAAAATGTTTCGATCCGCGTGAAATCCACTGACGGGGGACTGATGCACCTGAAAGGGTACACCATCGGCGACGTAATTTTGCGAACGGGTTCGGCAAATGACTCGGTGTCTGGTCTGGCGCGACAGGACAATGATTTGGTGCTGGTAACTGAGCGGGAGGCAGCGCAGAGTTTCAATCAGAAATTCGAGCTGATGTGGGCGCGACCGTCAAATCAAAGGTTTGAGACGTTTTACGAGTCCCTGGCGGCCAGCGGCGAGACGGGGAGAGAAGCGAAAGACGCCGGCCGATAGGCCGGCGTCTTAAGACTTTTCTTTCGCCATCACGCGCCATATTTCGGCGTAGTCGTCGCTCGTCCTTGGGCATTGAATGTCGCTTTCAATGTGTGGGTTGGCTATGGCGAATTGTTTCGCGCCGGTGAGGCCGACAGGATCGGGGTCGGCAAAGATGGTGACGCGCCGGGTCGCGGGTGGGAGTCTAACAAGCGAGTATCGCTCTGCGCCCAACGTGGCCCAGCTCGGAAGGTTATGAATGAGCATTGCAGCCCATGCGGTTTCGAAGCCTTCGGCAAGGCCAATGTGTTCGGCGACGGGAGCGAGGCGCAAAGCGCCGGCGCCAAGCGGGCCGACGGATCTCCGCGGTTCTAAGACGTCGGCTTTCGAGCGCCCTGTAGGGTCGAGAAAAGTGATTTGAACCGCGGTGAGTTCGCGAGCGACGTTCTGGACAGCGGCGATCAGACAGGGGAACGCTCGATCGCGATCGTATTTATAGGACCGAAGGAATCGGATGGATGAGGGCGGCGCGAAGTCAAACCCGCGCGAGCGAAGATAGGTCTCGGCGGGGGTTCCCGGCGTGGGAATGGCGGCGCGCCAGAGCTTGAGAGCCCAAGCGCTGGTGGTTCGCTTCGGCGCCACCACAGGCGTCGGTGGAGACTTCTCGTAAGGAAGAGGGAGCCCACTGGCGGTAAGTCGCGCGATTTCAGCTAGGACGTCGGAAGGGCGGCAGCCCGCAAAGCAATGAACCACGAGGCCCTTGTCGCCATCAGAGACGCCGAGAGACGGTTTGAGGTCTCGGCGGCCTTTACCGTGGGACGGGACGGGGCAATGGCAAATGTACCCGCCTCCGGTAGGTCGGCCGCGCAAATATTTGGCGACGGTGGCTGCTGTGAGCTTCACAACAGCGAGCCGTTCCACTTGTTAGCGGCTTTGAAGAAGATGGCGACACGGCCGGATGGTTCGCGCTGCATCTCGTCGAAGGTTATGGAGAGAGTGCACGTTACTCCGGTTGGGATGGTGGCGCCCTGAATCATCGGAACTTGCGCGCCTTCGTTGCATTTCTCGATCTTTATGATGAAGGCTGCGCGCTTCCTTTTTTTGGCGGCGAGACACTCCGGCGATTGTTGCTGTTTGGTGGGGTCAACGAGAGACATGCACTCGTTTATCGGGCCTTCACTGTAGAGAGCGTCCGCTGCTTGCTGATCGGTTGGAATGTCGACGGAGGGCTTGCAGCCGGAAGCCGAGATTGCCAACGCAGCGAGATAAGCGAGGCGAAAGTGAGGCTTCATTTTCGGTCTTCCTTAGCGACGCGTGAGGGGTGGCGACAGTTGGCTATTTGAGGGGATTCTGCCTTGTGGTGAGGGCATTGGACATGATGGCGTGAGGGTGGGGCAAATCAGGCGCAGCCCATAGGCCGCGCTTCTCCTTTTTCGCGGTCAGTTCGGCGATGAGATAGGGT
This Methylocystis iwaonis DNA region includes the following protein-coding sequences:
- a CDS encoding helix-turn-helix domain-containing protein, which translates into the protein MSENQRLMGSGTIVEGLDMAKKSRGAGSPPAKEERKDRGYRPKGRDYQKERQELLQSSVVKNIADHIILATEASGMRKSDFSTLVLGISYTQFREIKRRVGNPTLQTLEKIASALKITLPELFEPPPAVKRRQAPANRYEDHLDALGEVIFEHWERSGMTKLDFARQIKLSQPQFYKIQNGTAPVLLLTLVRVAEQLGISVAELLGEERPKRKA
- a CDS encoding DUF932 domain-containing protein; the encoded protein is MNHTIYAPRTAAFDGSARALTDDEMRRAAPSIFAVEAHASRSERFAPIPTIEVLRGLQKEGFAPVAVRQSRSRDDSKYDFTKHIIRLRRLDDARAYQVGDTICEIILKNANDGTSAYDLMAGLFRIRCKNSLVAQTATIDSVKVRHSGDAIGKVIEGTYRVLGEAENILAAPQDWGNVKLPYEAKAALAESAHILRFADAEGKVATPIQPAQLLAPRRADDTAGDLWTTFNVIQENVIRGGLSARAPATTDERGRRRRGRMVTTREINGIDQDVKLNKALWVLGERMAQLLKSAA
- a CDS encoding DUF3560 domain-containing protein produces the protein MGYLFRVEDMARAAPVIERARLGAGELEIADDAFEPLAGEALRAYRQDRQERRRQRLLKRADAADKRAQTARNRIAPHEREFLALGEPVKIGHHSARRHRKLIERADKAFMDAGQALAEAESLRRLAETLAPVRVNGDAETRRQIERDANAAAIGVGDTIKDPIFGEGVVVSANPKTFTVNYTGRGFTETIDKSWATLVAKGSPEDIPEPKFKAGQKVIAMRLAATFEGVVTRVTRRGYRVQYEFNGRPYSDIFSEGSLEPLPLA
- a CDS encoding DUF7146 domain-containing protein encodes the protein MERLAVVKLTAATVAKYLRGRPTGGGYICHCPVPSHGKGRRDLKPSLGVSDGDKGLVVHCFAGCRPSDVLAEIARLTASGLPLPYEKSPPTPVVAPKRTTSAWALKLWRAAIPTPGTPAETYLRSRGFDFAPPSSIRFLRSYKYDRDRAFPCLIAAVQNVARELTAVQITFLDPTGRSKADVLEPRRSVGPLGAGALRLAPVAEHIGLAEGFETAWAAMLIHNLPSWATLGAERYSLVRLPPATRRVTIFADPDPVGLTGAKQFAIANPHIESDIQCPRTSDDYAEIWRVMAKEKS
- a CDS encoding recombinase family protein, with translation MCKSLLQKSRAKLRFRHDDFRLCASLDRRPERCRPSEGVARCQGRKVFRETESGAKSDRRELSRAIKALAEGDTLLVTRLDRLARSTRDLLNILDAAGKAGAGFRSLHDAWADTTTPHGRLMLTVLGDLAEFERDLITARTGEGRERAKARGVHMGRPRKLTRHQREEALAALAEGTATQADLARRFNVDRSTISRLTP
- a CDS encoding phospholipase D-like domain-containing protein, which encodes MIRRQRRGWMLLFIGLTTFLPIELRAEAGRHVSIYYAPETNLEEIDVNILNQASPGSTINFAAFVLSDYRVINALREAADKGVKVRVYLDPRELQQLHLFDKHPLTRLSRTQNVSIRVKSTDGGLMHLKGYTIGDVILRTGSANDSVSGLARQDNDLVLVTEREAAQSFNQKFELMWARPSNQRFETFYESLAASGETGREAKDAGR
- a CDS encoding recombinase family protein, yielding MASKPSATTKKAATRKKRNPPPSNKPTRHPWTRKDGEIHRAGYRIGYARVSTLDQNLALQQDALKEAGCEKIFIEQMSGAVADRPALRDALEYARSGDTIIVWKLDRLARSMKQLIETIEGLRVRGIGFRSLTEALDTTTPQGVLVFHLFSALAEFERALIRERTRAGLRAAKRMGRTGGRPAKLLEDDLDVARTLLANPDITVAEVADRLGVSPATLYRYLPAARTANNLSK